The Chanos chanos chromosome 16, fChaCha1.1, whole genome shotgun sequence genome has a window encoding:
- the stk17al gene encoding serine/threonine kinase 17a like gives MPDAIMNKNGMVTKIQTRIRTDPFKNNYDLVGKELGRGKFAVVKKCMEKATGKEHAAKFLRKRRKGQDCRGDILNEIAVLESAKANPYVVGLHEVYETSTEIILVLECAAGGEIFNQCVADNDEAFTEKDVIRLARQILTGVACLHRNNVVHLDLKPQNILLTSAQPLGDIRIVDFGLSRRVDGTSEVREILGTPEYVAPEVLSYEPISTATDMWSIGVLTYVMLTGESPFLGDDKQETFLNVSQVNVDYSPEVFQGISNLAVDFIQSLLHKDPRKRATAEQCLNHPWLVTHSPAVHTHHHTGASLDEPETSQSESEPESPAPSPELVVMATYSTCPGQGELKTGRDTFSFSEPFPTRPEIKQELIC, from the exons aggCAAGTTTGCCGTGGTCAAGAAGTGCATGGAGAAGGCCACGGGCAAGGAGCATGCCGCCAAGTTTCTACGGAAACGCCGCAAGGGGCAGGACTGTCGCGGCGACATCCTGAACGAGATCGCGGTGCTGGAGTCGGCAAAGGCCAATCCGTACGTGGTGGGATTACATGAGGTGTACGAAACCAGCACTGAGATTATCCTCGTCCTAGAGTG cGCCGCGGGGGGCGAGATATTTAACCAGTGCGTCGCCGACAACGACGAAGCCTTCACAGAGAAAGACGTCATCCGACTGGCCCGTCAGATCCTAACAGGCGTGGCCTGTCTTCACAGAAACAATGTTGTCCACTTGGACCTGAAG CCTCAGAACATTCTGCTGACCAGCGCGCAGCCGTTGGGCGACATTCGAATCGTGGACTTCGGCCTGTCTCGGCGCGTGGACGGCACGTCCGAGGTGCGGGAGATCCTGGGAACGCCAGAATACGTAG CTCCAGAGGTCCTGAGTTACGAGCCAATCAGTACAGCCACTGACATGTG GAGTATCGGAGTTCTTACGTACGTGATGTTGACGGGCGAGTCACCGTTCCTCGGAGACGACAAGCAGGAGACCTTCCTAAATGTCTCCCAAGTCAACGTGGACTACTCACCGGAGGTCTTCCAAGGAATTTCCAACCTCGCCGTGGACTTCATCCAGTCGCTTCTCCACAAAGACCCCAG aaaacGGGCCACTGCAGAGCAGTGTTTAAACCATCCCTGGTTGGTCACGCACTCCCCAgctgtgcacacacaccaccacaccgGCGCCTCATTGGACGAACCCGAAACGAGCCAGTCAGAATCCGAGCCAGAGAGCCCCGCGCCATCCCCAGAGCTGGTCGTCATGGCAACGTACTCCACATGCCCCGGGCAGGGGGAGCTGAAGACAGGCCGGGATACGTTCTCTTTCTCCGAGCCGTTTCCAACTCGTCCCGAAATCAAACAGGAGCTGATTTGCTGA